A single Klebsiella variicola DNA region contains:
- a CDS encoding YchE family NAAT transporter, protein MTQPLFDFATYFKFFIGLFALVNPVGIIPVFISMTSYQPAAVRNKTNLTANLSVAIILLTSLFLGDGILQIFGISIDSFRIAGGILVVTIAMSMISGKLGEDKQNKQEKSETAVRESIGVVPLALPLMAGPGAISSTIVWGTRYHSWVHLVGFSLAIAVFALCCWGIFRMAPWLVRLLGQTGINVITRIMGLLLMALGIEFIVTGIKALFPGLLN, encoded by the coding sequence GTGACTCAACCACTGTTCGATTTTGCTACCTATTTCAAGTTCTTCATTGGCTTATTTGCCCTGGTCAACCCGGTCGGCATCATTCCGGTGTTTATCAGTATGACCAGCTACCAACCGGCAGCGGTGCGCAACAAGACCAACCTGACCGCAAACCTGTCGGTGGCGATCATCCTCCTGACGTCGTTGTTTCTCGGCGATGGCATTCTGCAGATTTTTGGCATCTCGATTGATTCCTTCCGCATTGCCGGCGGCATCCTGGTGGTGACCATTGCGATGTCGATGATCAGCGGCAAGCTCGGCGAAGATAAGCAGAACAAGCAGGAGAAGTCGGAGACGGCGGTCCGGGAGAGCATCGGCGTCGTGCCTCTCGCGCTCCCCTTAATGGCCGGACCGGGGGCAATCAGTTCAACTATTGTCTGGGGCACCCGATATCATTCCTGGGTGCACCTGGTCGGGTTCTCACTGGCGATAGCGGTATTCGCTCTTTGCTGCTGGGGCATTTTCCGAATGGCGCCGTGGCTGGTTCGTCTGCTGGGACAGACGGGAATCAACGTCATCACCCGTATCATGGGGTTGCTGCTGATGGCCCTGGGGATCGAGTTTATCGTAACCGGTATTAAAGCGCTGTTCCCCGGACTGCTTAATTAG
- the oppA gene encoding oligopeptide ABC transporter substrate-binding protein OppA, whose product MTIITKKRFIAAGVLSALLAGNMAMAADVPAGVQLSDKQTLVRNSGAEPQSLDPNKIEGVPEANISRDLFEGLLNTSPKDGHPIPGVAESWDNKDFKVWTFHLRKDAKWSNGEPVTAQDFVYSWQRLVDPKTASPYASYPQYGHIVNVDDIIDGKKAPSELGVKAIDDHTLEVTLSEPVPYFYKLLVNPAMSPVYKPAIEKFGEKWTQPGNIVTNGAYTLKDWVVNERIVMERNPHYWDNAKTVINTVTWLPTSSEVTYVNRYRSGELDMTYNQLPIELFQKLKKEIPNELHVDPYLCTYYYEINNQKAPFTDVRVRTALKLGLDRDIIANKVKGQGDLPAYGYTPPYTDGAKLSEPEWFTWSQEKRNEEAKKLLAEAGYTADKPLTFNLLYNTSDLHKKLAIAAASLWRKNLGIDVKLVNQEWKTFLDTRHQGTYDVARAGWCADYNEPTSFLNTMLSDSSMNTAHYKSPAFDKIMAESVKASDEAQRTAAYAKAEQQLDKDSAIVPVYYYVNARLVKPWVGGYTGKDPMDNVYTKDLYVIKH is encoded by the coding sequence ATGACCATCATCACTAAAAAACGTTTTATCGCCGCGGGAGTGCTATCCGCACTGCTTGCCGGCAATATGGCTATGGCAGCGGATGTCCCGGCCGGTGTGCAGTTGTCGGATAAGCAAACGCTGGTGCGAAATAGCGGCGCTGAGCCGCAATCGCTGGACCCGAATAAAATTGAAGGGGTACCCGAGGCCAATATTAGCCGCGACCTCTTCGAAGGCTTGCTGAATACTTCGCCGAAAGATGGCCACCCGATCCCTGGCGTAGCAGAGAGCTGGGATAATAAAGATTTTAAAGTCTGGACCTTCCATCTGCGTAAAGATGCGAAATGGTCTAACGGCGAGCCGGTTACTGCTCAGGACTTCGTCTACAGCTGGCAGCGTCTGGTGGATCCGAAAACCGCTTCTCCTTATGCCAGCTATCCGCAATATGGTCATATCGTTAACGTCGACGACATCATTGATGGCAAGAAAGCGCCGAGCGAACTGGGCGTAAAAGCCATTGACGACCACACGCTGGAAGTTACCCTCAGCGAGCCAGTCCCTTATTTTTATAAGCTGCTGGTTAACCCGGCGATGTCTCCTGTCTACAAACCGGCTATTGAAAAATTTGGCGAGAAATGGACACAGCCTGGCAACATCGTCACCAACGGGGCGTATACTCTGAAAGACTGGGTGGTCAACGAACGTATCGTGATGGAGCGCAACCCGCACTACTGGGATAATGCTAAAACCGTCATTAACACCGTTACCTGGCTGCCGACCTCTTCCGAAGTGACCTATGTTAACCGCTATCGCAGCGGTGAACTGGACATGACCTATAACCAGCTGCCGATCGAACTCTTCCAGAAGCTGAAAAAAGAGATCCCCAACGAGCTGCACGTCGACCCGTATCTGTGTACCTATTATTACGAAATCAACAACCAGAAAGCGCCGTTTACCGACGTACGCGTCCGTACCGCGCTGAAGCTGGGTCTGGATCGCGACATTATTGCTAATAAAGTGAAAGGACAGGGCGATCTGCCGGCCTACGGCTACACGCCGCCGTACACCGATGGCGCGAAGCTGAGCGAGCCGGAATGGTTTACGTGGTCGCAGGAAAAACGCAACGAAGAAGCGAAAAAACTGCTGGCCGAAGCCGGCTATACCGCGGATAAACCGTTGACCTTTAACCTGCTGTATAACACCTCCGATTTGCACAAGAAGCTGGCGATTGCCGCCGCCTCGCTGTGGCGTAAAAACCTGGGCATTGACGTGAAGCTGGTTAACCAGGAGTGGAAAACGTTCCTCGATACCCGTCACCAGGGCACCTATGACGTGGCACGCGCAGGCTGGTGCGCCGACTATAACGAGCCAACTTCCTTCCTGAATACCATGCTCTCTGACAGCTCAATGAACACTGCGCACTATAAGAGCCCGGCGTTCGACAAGATTATGGCTGAATCCGTAAAAGCGTCTGATGAAGCGCAGCGTACGGCAGCCTATGCGAAAGCGGAACAGCAGCTGGACAAAGACAGCGCGATCGTACCGGTCTATTACTACGTCAACGCCCGCCTGGTGAAACCGTGGGTTGGGGGCTATACCGGTAAAGACCCGATGGATAACGTCTATACCAAAGATCTCTACGTTATCAAACATTAA
- the oppB gene encoding oligopeptide ABC transporter permease OppB — MLKFILRRCLEAIPTLFILITISFFMMRLAPGSPFTGERTLPPEVMANIEAKYHLNDPIMTQYFNYLKQLAHGDFGPSFKYKDYSVNDLVAASFPVSAKLGFAAFLLAVVIGVAAGVIAALKQNTRWDYAVMGVAMTGVVIPSFVVAPLLVMIFAITLHWLPGGGWNGGALKFMILPMVALSLAYIASIARITRGSMIEVLHSNFIRTARAKGLPMRRIILRHALKPALLPVLSYMGPAFVGIITGSMVIETIYGLPGIGQLFVNGALNRDYSLVLSLTILVGALTILFNAIVDVLYAVIDPKIRY, encoded by the coding sequence ATGTTAAAATTTATCTTACGTCGCTGTCTGGAAGCGATTCCGACGCTATTTATTCTTATTACCATCTCATTCTTCATGATGCGTCTGGCACCGGGAAGTCCTTTTACCGGGGAGCGCACCCTGCCGCCGGAAGTCATGGCGAATATTGAAGCAAAATACCATTTAAACGACCCTATCATGACGCAGTACTTCAATTATCTGAAGCAACTGGCGCATGGCGATTTTGGTCCCTCCTTTAAATACAAAGATTATTCGGTCAACGATCTGGTGGCCGCCAGCTTCCCGGTTTCAGCGAAACTGGGCTTCGCCGCCTTTTTACTCGCGGTGGTGATCGGCGTAGCCGCCGGGGTGATAGCCGCTCTGAAGCAAAACACCCGATGGGACTACGCGGTGATGGGGGTAGCCATGACCGGCGTGGTTATTCCGAGCTTTGTAGTGGCGCCGCTGCTGGTGATGATTTTTGCCATTACCCTGCACTGGCTGCCGGGCGGCGGCTGGAACGGCGGAGCGCTGAAATTTATGATCCTGCCGATGGTGGCGCTTTCCCTGGCCTATATCGCCAGTATCGCCCGTATCACCCGCGGCTCGATGATAGAAGTGTTGCACTCTAACTTTATCCGCACCGCGCGGGCAAAAGGGCTGCCGATGCGCCGCATTATTTTGCGCCATGCGCTGAAGCCGGCGCTGCTGCCGGTGCTCTCCTATATGGGGCCAGCTTTCGTGGGCATCATCACCGGCTCAATGGTCATTGAAACCATTTACGGCCTGCCGGGGATCGGCCAGCTGTTCGTTAACGGGGCGCTTAACCGCGACTACTCGCTGGTGCTGAGCCTGACGATCCTCGTTGGCGCCCTGACTATCCTGTTCAACGCCATCGTTGACGTGCTGTACGCCGTTATCGATCCGAAGATTCGCTACTGA
- the oppC gene encoding oligopeptide ABC transporter permease OppC, whose translation MMLSKKNSEALENFSEKLEVEGRSLWQDARRRFMHNRAAVTSLIMLVLIALFVTFAPMVSSFSYFDTDWGMMSNAPDMASGHYFGTDSSGRDLLVRVAIGGRISLMVGVAAALVAVILGTLYGSLSGYLGGKVDSVMMRLLEILNSFPFMFFVILLVTFFGQNILLIFVAIGMVSWLDMARIVRGQTLSLKRKEFIEAAQVGGVSTASIVLRHIVPNVLGVVVVYASLLVPSMILFESFLSFLGLGTQEPLSSWGALLSDGANSMEVSPWLLLFPAGFLVVTLFCFNFIGDGLRDALDPKDR comes from the coding sequence ATGATGTTAAGTAAGAAAAATAGCGAGGCGCTGGAAAACTTCAGTGAGAAGCTGGAAGTGGAGGGGCGTAGCCTCTGGCAGGATGCGCGTCGCCGCTTTATGCACAACCGCGCCGCGGTGACCAGCCTGATCATGCTGGTGCTTATTGCGCTGTTTGTCACCTTTGCGCCGATGGTGTCGTCGTTCTCCTACTTCGATACCGACTGGGGCATGATGTCCAATGCCCCGGATATGGCTTCAGGCCACTACTTCGGAACCGACTCCTCCGGGCGCGACCTGCTGGTGCGCGTGGCGATCGGCGGGCGTATTTCGCTAATGGTCGGGGTGGCAGCGGCGCTGGTGGCGGTGATCCTCGGCACGCTGTACGGTTCGCTTTCCGGTTATCTCGGCGGCAAAGTGGACTCGGTGATGATGCGTCTGCTGGAGATCCTCAACTCCTTCCCGTTTATGTTCTTCGTCATCCTGCTGGTGACCTTTTTTGGTCAGAATATCCTGCTGATCTTTGTTGCCATCGGCATGGTTTCCTGGCTGGATATGGCGCGTATCGTGCGCGGACAGACCTTGAGCCTGAAGCGTAAAGAGTTTATCGAAGCCGCGCAGGTCGGTGGGGTCTCCACGGCCAGCATCGTGCTGCGCCATATCGTCCCCAACGTACTGGGGGTGGTGGTAGTGTACGCCTCGCTGCTGGTCCCCAGCATGATCCTCTTCGAATCCTTCCTCAGCTTCCTCGGGCTGGGAACCCAGGAGCCGCTCAGCAGTTGGGGAGCATTGCTCAGCGATGGCGCCAACTCAATGGAAGTCTCGCCCTGGCTGCTGCTGTTCCCGGCGGGTTTCCTGGTGGTGACCCTGTTCTGTTTCAACTTTATCGGCGATGGTCTGCGTGATGCCCTCGACCCGAAAGACCGCTAA
- a CDS encoding ABC transporter ATP-binding protein: MTMIETAKAPQAQSHSGLLLDVKDLRVTFKTPDGDVTAVNDLNFTLQAGETLGIVGESGSGKSQTAFALMGLLAANGRIGGSATFNGRQILNLPERELNKLRAEQISMIFQDPMTSLNPYMRVGEQLMEVLMLHKGLSKAEAFEESVKMLDAVKMPEARKRMKMFPHEFSGGMRQRVMIAMALLCRPRLLIADEPTTALDVTVQAQIMTLLNELKREFNTAIIMITHDLGVVAGICDKVLVMYAGRTMEYGQARDVFYQPSHPYSIGLLNAVPRLDAEGDALLTIPGNPPNLLRLPKGCPFQPRCPHAMEQCSSAPPLESFAPGRLRACFKPVGDLL; the protein is encoded by the coding sequence ATGACCATGATTGAAACGGCAAAGGCGCCGCAAGCGCAGAGTCACAGCGGCCTGCTGCTGGACGTGAAAGATCTCCGCGTCACCTTTAAAACGCCGGATGGCGATGTCACTGCCGTCAATGACCTGAACTTCACCCTGCAGGCGGGCGAGACGCTCGGCATTGTGGGCGAATCTGGCTCCGGTAAATCGCAAACCGCCTTCGCTCTGATGGGGCTGCTGGCGGCCAACGGCCGCATCGGAGGATCCGCCACCTTTAACGGTCGGCAGATCCTCAATTTGCCCGAGCGTGAACTGAACAAACTGCGCGCCGAGCAAATCTCGATGATTTTCCAGGATCCGATGACCTCTCTTAACCCGTATATGCGGGTGGGCGAGCAGTTAATGGAAGTCCTGATGTTGCATAAAGGACTGAGCAAAGCCGAAGCGTTTGAAGAGTCGGTGAAGATGCTCGATGCGGTAAAAATGCCGGAAGCGCGCAAGCGCATGAAGATGTTTCCGCACGAGTTTTCCGGCGGGATGCGCCAGCGCGTGATGATTGCCATGGCGCTGCTGTGTCGGCCGCGGCTGCTGATTGCGGATGAACCCACCACCGCGCTGGACGTCACCGTGCAGGCGCAGATCATGACGCTGTTGAATGAGCTTAAACGCGAATTCAATACGGCAATCATCATGATCACCCACGACCTCGGGGTGGTGGCCGGGATCTGCGATAAAGTGCTGGTGATGTACGCCGGGCGCACCATGGAGTACGGTCAGGCGCGCGATGTCTTCTATCAACCGTCACATCCATACTCTATTGGCCTGTTGAATGCAGTTCCTCGTCTGGATGCCGAGGGCGATGCGTTGTTAACCATCCCTGGCAACCCGCCAAACCTGCTGCGATTGCCGAAAGGCTGTCCATTCCAGCCGCGCTGCCCGCACGCCATGGAGCAGTGTAGCAGCGCACCGCCGCTGGAGTCGTTCGCGCCAGGCCGCCTGCGCGCCTGCTTTAAACCGGTGGGGGATCTGCTATGA
- the oppF gene encoding murein tripeptide/oligopeptide ABC transporter ATP-binding protein OppF: protein MNAVTEQRKVLLEIADLKVHFDIKDGKQWFWQPSKTLKAVDGVTLRLYEGETLGVVGESGCGKSTFARAIIGLVKATDGKVAWLGKDLLGMKQEEWRDVRSDIQMIFQDPLASLNPRMTIGEIIAEPLRTYHPKMSRQEVRDRVKAMMMKVGLLPNLINRYPHEFSGGQCQRIGIARALILEPKLIICDEPVSALDVSIQAQVVNLLQQLQREMGLSLIFIAHDLAVVKHISDRVLVMYLGHAVELGTYDEVYHNPLHPYTKALMSAVPIPDPDLEKAKTIQLLEGELPSPINPPSGCVFRTRCPLAGPECAKTRPVLEGSFRHAVSCLKVDPL, encoded by the coding sequence ATGAACGCCGTAACTGAACAACGAAAAGTCCTGCTTGAAATTGCCGACCTGAAGGTGCACTTCGATATCAAAGATGGCAAGCAGTGGTTCTGGCAGCCGTCGAAAACGCTGAAAGCAGTGGATGGCGTGACGTTGCGCCTCTATGAGGGGGAAACCCTCGGTGTGGTAGGGGAGTCAGGCTGCGGCAAATCGACCTTCGCCCGCGCCATTATTGGCTTGGTGAAAGCGACCGATGGCAAAGTGGCCTGGCTTGGGAAAGATCTGCTGGGTATGAAGCAGGAAGAGTGGCGCGATGTGCGCAGCGATATCCAGATGATCTTCCAGGATCCGCTGGCCTCGCTGAATCCGCGCATGACCATCGGGGAGATTATCGCTGAACCGCTGCGCACCTATCATCCGAAGATGTCGCGTCAGGAAGTTCGTGATCGCGTCAAAGCGATGATGATGAAGGTCGGGTTGCTGCCTAATCTGATTAACCGCTATCCGCATGAGTTCTCCGGCGGTCAGTGCCAGCGTATCGGCATCGCGCGGGCGTTGATCCTTGAGCCGAAGCTGATTATCTGCGATGAGCCAGTATCTGCGCTTGACGTGTCGATTCAGGCTCAGGTGGTCAATCTGCTGCAGCAGCTGCAGCGTGAGATGGGGCTGTCGCTGATATTTATCGCCCACGATCTGGCGGTGGTTAAACATATCTCCGACCGCGTCCTGGTGATGTATCTGGGCCATGCGGTGGAGCTGGGCACCTACGACGAGGTGTATCATAATCCGCTGCATCCCTATACCAAAGCGCTGATGTCGGCGGTACCGATCCCCGATCCTGATCTCGAGAAAGCGAAAACTATTCAGTTGCTGGAGGGCGAATTACCCTCGCCAATTAACCCTCCGTCGGGCTGCGTGTTCCGCACCCGCTGCCCGCTCGCCGGGCCAGAGTGTGCGAAAACCCGCCCCGTACTGGAGGGCAGTTTCCGCCATGCGGTTTCCTGCCTTAAGGTAGACCCGTTATAA
- a CDS encoding ion transporter yields MLSAARLRLYHLLFDQNRRSGRRFEGLCGLFALLSVLVIFIESGLGTQYHLTLDEWHVFVWLELLVTAVFTVEYLLRIATWPNPLHYIFSFWGLIDLATILPLYVMWLWPEISLNYVFAWRAMRAIRALRILKLLRFMPSLNVFWRAIVSARHQLILFYSFIAIVMVIFGSLMYLIEGPEYGFTTLNASVYWAIVTITTVGYGDITPHTPLGRILASILILIGYSIIAIPTGLITTHMTSALNRRRQRRLCPQCQQGDHDDNARFCHACGHALPK; encoded by the coding sequence ATGCTTTCTGCCGCTCGTCTGCGGCTTTATCATTTACTTTTCGATCAGAACCGACGTTCCGGCCGCCGCTTCGAAGGGCTGTGCGGACTTTTCGCCTTGCTCAGCGTGCTGGTGATTTTTATCGAGTCGGGGCTGGGCACGCAATATCATCTGACATTAGATGAATGGCATGTTTTCGTCTGGCTGGAGCTGCTGGTGACCGCGGTTTTTACCGTGGAGTACCTGCTGCGTATCGCCACCTGGCCCAATCCGCTCCACTATATTTTTAGCTTTTGGGGACTGATTGACCTGGCGACGATTTTGCCTCTCTATGTGATGTGGCTGTGGCCGGAGATTAGTCTGAATTATGTCTTTGCCTGGCGAGCAATGCGAGCGATCCGCGCGCTGCGTATTCTCAAACTGTTGCGCTTTATGCCTTCGCTCAACGTGTTCTGGCGAGCAATCGTCAGTGCGCGTCACCAGCTGATTCTGTTCTATTCGTTTATCGCCATTGTGATGGTAATTTTCGGTTCGCTAATGTATTTGATCGAGGGGCCGGAGTACGGCTTTACAACGCTCAACGCCTCGGTCTATTGGGCCATCGTGACCATCACCACCGTTGGCTATGGCGATATCACCCCGCATACCCCACTGGGCCGCATTCTGGCGTCGATCCTCATCCTGATCGGCTACTCCATTATTGCGATACCGACCGGGCTTATCACTACCCATATGACCAGCGCCCTGAACCGTCGGCGTCAGCGTCGCCTGTGTCCGCAGTGCCAGCAGGGCGACCATGACGATAACGCCCGTTTTTGTCACGCCTGCGGCCATGCGTTGCCGAAATAA
- a CDS encoding HI1450 family dsDNA-mimic protein → MDMDLNNRLTEDETLEQAYDIFLELAADNLDPADIILFNLQFEERGGAELFDPSADWEEHVDYDLNPDFFAEVVIGLADTDGGEINDIFARVLLCREKDHKLCHILWRE, encoded by the coding sequence ATGGATATGGATTTAAACAACCGCCTGACCGAAGACGAAACGCTTGAGCAGGCTTACGATATCTTCCTCGAGCTGGCGGCCGACAACCTCGACCCGGCGGACATCATTCTGTTTAACCTGCAGTTTGAAGAGCGCGGGGGCGCCGAACTGTTCGACCCGTCCGCAGACTGGGAAGAGCATGTGGATTACGATCTGAATCCGGATTTCTTCGCCGAAGTGGTGATTGGCCTGGCGGATACCGATGGCGGGGAAATTAATGACATTTTCGCCCGTGTTCTGCTGTGCCGTGAAAAAGATCATAAGCTGTGTCATATTTTGTGGCGTGAATAA
- the cls gene encoding cardiolipin synthase, translating into MTTFYTVVNWLVILGYWLLIAGVTLRILMKRRAVPSAMAWLLIIYILPLVGIIAYLSFGELHLGKRRAERARAMWPSTAKWLNDLKACKHIFAEDNSPVAESLFKLCERRQGIGGVKGNQLQLLTESDDVMQALIRDIQLARHNIEMVFYIWQPGGMADSVAESLMAAARRGVHCRLMLDSAGSVAFFRSPWAAMMRNAGIEVVEALKVNLMRVFLRRMDLRQHRKMVMIDNYIAYTGSMNMVDPRYFKQDSGVGQWIDLMARMEGPVATSMGIVYSCDWEIETGKRILPPPPDVNIMPFEEASGHTIHTIASGPGFPEDLIHQALLTAAYAAKEHLIMTTPYFVPSDDLLHAICTAAQRGVDVSIILPRKNDSLLVGWASRAFFTELLAAGVKIYQFEGGLLHTKSVLVDGELSLVGTVNLDMRSLWLNFEITLVIDDAGFGSDLAAVQDDYISRSRLLDARRWLKRPLWQRIVERLFYFFSPLL; encoded by the coding sequence ATGACAACCTTTTACACGGTGGTGAACTGGCTGGTCATTCTGGGGTACTGGCTGTTGATCGCCGGTGTAACATTACGAATTCTAATGAAACGCCGCGCTGTCCCGTCCGCCATGGCATGGTTGCTGATCATTTATATCCTGCCGCTGGTGGGGATTATCGCCTATCTCTCCTTTGGCGAACTGCATCTCGGCAAACGCCGGGCGGAACGCGCCAGGGCGATGTGGCCCTCGACGGCCAAGTGGTTAAACGACCTCAAAGCCTGCAAACATATCTTCGCGGAAGATAACAGCCCGGTGGCAGAATCCCTGTTCAAGCTGTGTGAACGGCGTCAGGGCATTGGTGGCGTAAAAGGCAACCAGCTGCAGCTGCTGACGGAATCTGACGACGTGATGCAGGCTCTGATCCGCGATATTCAACTGGCCCGCCATAATATCGAGATGGTCTTTTATATCTGGCAGCCAGGCGGTATGGCCGACAGCGTCGCCGAATCGCTGATGGCCGCAGCGCGTCGTGGGGTTCACTGTCGGCTAATGCTCGATTCTGCGGGCAGCGTGGCCTTTTTCCGCAGCCCATGGGCGGCGATGATGCGTAACGCCGGTATTGAAGTCGTCGAGGCCCTCAAAGTTAACCTGATGCGTGTGTTCCTGCGCCGGATGGATTTGCGTCAACATCGCAAGATGGTGATGATCGATAACTATATTGCCTATACCGGCAGCATGAATATGGTCGATCCGCGCTACTTTAAGCAGGACTCGGGTGTCGGCCAGTGGATTGACCTGATGGCGCGGATGGAAGGCCCGGTGGCGACCTCGATGGGCATCGTCTACTCCTGCGACTGGGAAATCGAAACCGGAAAGCGCATTCTGCCGCCACCACCGGACGTCAATATCATGCCGTTCGAAGAGGCCAGCGGGCATACCATCCACACGATCGCCTCCGGCCCGGGCTTTCCGGAAGATCTGATCCATCAGGCGCTCCTCACCGCCGCCTACGCGGCGAAAGAGCATCTGATCATGACGACACCTTACTTCGTGCCCAGCGACGACCTGCTGCACGCAATCTGTACCGCCGCCCAGCGCGGTGTCGACGTGAGTATTATTTTACCGCGCAAGAACGATTCACTGCTGGTGGGCTGGGCCAGCCGGGCCTTTTTCACCGAGCTGCTGGCGGCCGGGGTCAAAATTTATCAGTTTGAAGGCGGATTGTTGCATACCAAGAGCGTGCTGGTGGATGGCGAACTGAGCCTGGTGGGGACGGTGAATCTGGATATGCGCAGCCTGTGGCTCAATTTTGAGATTACGCTGGTCATTGATGACGCCGGTTTTGGCAGCGATCTGGCGGCGGTCCAGGATGACTATATCTCGCGTTCGCGCCTGCTTGACGCCCGTCGTTGGCTAAAACGACCGCTCTGGCAGCGGATCGTCGAGCGACTGTTTTACTTCTTCAGCCCGTTGCTGTAA
- a CDS encoding YciY family protein — protein MKRSRTEVGRWRMLRQVNRRKARWLEAQSRRNMRILAIRKGLVKRQRHALLFVFPDC, from the coding sequence ATGAAGCGTAGTAGAACGGAAGTAGGGCGCTGGCGCATGCTGAGACAGGTGAATCGCCGTAAAGCGCGCTGGCTGGAAGCCCAATCGCGCCGCAATATGCGGATCCTTGCTATCAGGAAGGGACTGGTGAAACGGCAGCGTCATGCTCTGCTGTTTGTCTTCCCCGACTGTTAA
- a CDS encoding YceI family protein: protein MNVLKKTVFLSLLALYIPVSQAAATEYNLDPQHTSVVIAWNHFGFSNPTAYISDVSGKLSFDKENPEKSSVSVTLPVKTIDTHVKALTDEFLGKEYFDVKTFPEATFRSTKVESKGDNKYDVEGNLTIKGITKPVVLHATLNKQDMHPMVKKEAIGFDATGVIKRSDFKLDKYVPAVSDNVTITLSTEAYAK, encoded by the coding sequence GTGAACGTTCTGAAAAAAACAGTATTTCTTTCTCTGCTTGCCTTATATATCCCTGTATCACAAGCTGCGGCGACGGAATATAACCTGGATCCGCAGCACACGTCGGTGGTGATTGCCTGGAATCATTTCGGTTTCTCTAACCCTACCGCCTATATCTCTGATGTTTCAGGGAAATTATCTTTTGACAAAGAGAACCCTGAAAAATCTTCTGTTAGCGTTACTCTGCCGGTAAAAACCATTGACACGCATGTCAAAGCGTTAACCGATGAATTTTTAGGCAAAGAATACTTTGATGTCAAAACGTTTCCCGAGGCCACTTTCCGGAGTACCAAAGTGGAAAGCAAGGGCGACAATAAATATGATGTCGAAGGTAACCTGACCATTAAAGGCATCACCAAACCGGTAGTTCTGCATGCAACCCTCAATAAGCAGGACATGCATCCAATGGTGAAAAAAGAGGCGATTGGATTTGATGCAACAGGGGTAATCAAACGTTCAGACTTCAAGCTTGATAAGTATGTGCCCGCGGTAAGTGATAACGTGACCATCACTTTATCCACTGAAGCCTATGCAAAATAA